The genomic region GGGGTTGTCAGTTTTCCATGGGTGCCTTTTAAAAGCATTTCCAGGAATACTTAGGGGAGAAAATAAACATTCAGAGTCAGACTAAATCTCAccatacttgggggcagatttatcaagggttgaattttcactttgacccttaataaatctgcccattagattTCAGGCTTAGCCTCTGTAATTCATTGCATTCAATTCACACTGTCAAATACGTTAATATTCATATTGATTGCAAGGCTGTTTTGATTTTCAGCACCCTagtaggagaaggaaaggcttcatgcacttggggtgccaaatgttaggcacccccaagtgattatattgacttacctgaaaccccagacagtgctcctatcagcagaaaactgcaccagcccggggttattccagtgagctgatgaagggtgggtgtttccccccccgaaacgttgatgtttggtggctgaataaaaggggataatccccaactgcactaatcggtgtgtgtgcggatccgtttcttttacacattattccagtgagcaccatggagcgatcctcttccagcttcttcttgcttcaaatttcccggggcaaacgcatgcgcagttgaacgaaatagccgacttttcagctttttgttccactgtgcatgcacagctgcgtgaagaaagaggaagacggtaGACGATcacacctttcagttaacttcagtaacgtaactagaggggggcgggccctggcgcaggacgcacaGCCGGCCCCCCGCCCTCTtccgtacgcccggaactgcATGGGATTCATTgcgtgtgagctgccggggggccctgagggggtgcgggccctggcccaatcgcaccccctactcccccggtagttacgctactgtttaactttttatatgatgtagagagtgatgttctgagacaatttgcaattggttttcattttttattatttaaggtttttgagttatttagatttttattcagcagctcttctattagcattttaagcaatctggttcccctagcaaccattcattgatttgaatatgagacaggaatatgaataggagaggaccttactagaaaaataaaaagtagcaataacaatacatttgtagccttacagaacatttgctatTAAGacggggtcagcgacacccatttgaaagctggaaaaagtcagaagaaaaaggcaaataattataaaactataaaattgaaaagttgtttagaattggcaattctataaccaaaaaaagttaacttaaaggtgaaccacttctttaacaGAAACTGGAGGACTGTCTTCTGTATTGCTCTTCAGCATTGGACAGCTCCAGTAAAACCGCGCTGGCCGTAGGCTCGGAACCAAGGACACTGCAGTATAGTTTCTGCCCGGAGCGCTGCACACACAACTGAGCGCCAGTGTTGCTTGGCAACTGAGAGATCTACTACCGGCGGCCTTGGGCGTGAATACAGCAGGCGCTGTGGTGCAGCGTCGATTTTTGTGACAGCAGCTCGCAGCCTATTGGCTACTAGTCAATGTTGCGGGGACAGACAGCGGGGTCCCAGGCAATGGCTTCCTCTCAGGCGGCGGGGCCTGGGTCAAGCCCGGATGCCTTAGTGTCAGTGAGCGGGACGGTGCAGAAGTACGTAGCCAAGAAGAAGAAGGTGCTAAACCCGGAGGAGGCCGAGCTGTACGAGCTGACCCACGCGGCTGGGATTGTTCTAGACCAGGAGGTGTTTAAGTAAGTGCTGCAGCAGGGTTAGTCCTCCTCGTTACCTGCTGGACATGCCGCTCTTTACATTTACCTATCCGCCCTATCTTGTCCCCCGGCCTAATAAACCCCCAGCGAGCGCACAAAGGCCGGGGAATTCATTCAGACACATAACTATGCCATAGCGTCTTCCTATATAAACTCAACCACTCGTTATCCTTATTAtccttattattattcttcttcttattattattattattgagtgtGTGTGTTAGGCTGACGCCGTGTCAGGCCCTGTTTGGCCCAGGCTTTCTTATCTGCTAACATTACATTACCCTTGTACCGAACTTTATCCTCCAGAACACCTAGCAAACGTCAGTGCAGATAATGTCACACTCCCATTGGGCATCATTCGGTCCCCAGTACATCTTTATGGGGCCACCCAGCAGGCCAAGCACCACAAACATATTTTGTGGAAAATTCGACACTCTGAGCAAAAACGCAGGCGGCacatcggatgcgacagaaataaggtaagagatggaaatattggatgaagtcgcagcattgaaccgatgcaacacgactgtcggtgctgcatctgacagttgtgtcgcatcagttcaacgctgcaacaccatccgacaatgctattacttaccttattctgtcgcatccgacgtgacacctgcgtttttgcgcagcctGTCGGATTGCGTCGAAATCGCCCTTGAAGTCTTTTTATTTATACgtctttaaatatagaaggaatgggGGCATAGGAAACAATCAGCAGCTggactgacctgatagggaactgaagcctgtcctTGCTCGTGTATTTACCCTCTTCTGGGCCCGGGTGTAGGATGTGTATCCCAGCCCCCCCTTCAGACTCACATTTTCCTTAATGCGGTTGTGGTCTCCGGCAGGCCCCAAATGGGAACAGGCCCAGGTGCAAtcgctcccctggtagttacgccactgtgtgatTTCAATTTGAAAAGTCCAAAACTGGCTTGTTGCTGGTTACAGGCTGAGCTGGTATTGGCCTTTCCTCTCATGACAAATGTGTGTTTTGCAGCAAAAAGGGTAGAGCTGTTAGGGTGAGCATACAGGGAGTTTATAGTTTAGTTTTAAGTGAAGTAATATTTGTTGGTCAATCGTGTATTACAGGTTAGCAGAAGTCAGAAGTAAAGTTATAAAtggaaagtttatttaaaaaaaaataatgaatatgatGAGACAAATATACacctaaatgtaatgtattacatCAACAGAATTCTTGTGGATCTATTAAAGATGAATGTAGCCCCATTAGCAGTTTTCCAGATGCTGAAGTCAATGTGTGCTGGACATAAGATAACGGATACAGTTTCTGCCATTAGCAGCTCTATATCATTAGCACCCAGTCATTCTGATGTTCGAGGTAAGAAATGTATTTGTCTCTATTTCAGAGTTTCTTTGAATGAGCAAATGTTTTATTCCTAAATAACAGTGACTATGTATgcttatgtatgtataacttaacTTTAactttgtaaagcgctgttaaggagccgcagcgctgtacagtgcataaaagaacaatatataaaAGGATACATgtgggagacaaatcacataataaatatttacagaatcatgggacaaagagcttaagtgctatgtagtaagagacatagtgggaaggaggtccctgccccatagagcttacagtctaagtggatgggaggctaacattaggactaggctaatgttctagacTTATGCTTATGTCTAGTTTCAACCATAAGTGGGCATATTTGTTATGCTAGGTGTTATCTTTTTCTGCATGACACACATACGTAtgagaaatatttaatttacagGAACACTAGCAATTCCTTTTTTATCTGTTTCATTCTATGCGTTACCATTAATTCAACGTATTGGGCTGCAGGAAGAAACAAACTGAATCCGACAACCATTACGACTCAAGGTCCAGGAGAACGGAGCTGCAGAGAAGGATCTAGCCAGAGAATTCCACGTCAGCCTAGTGGCAGTCGCATGCAGAAGAGCAGCAGCTCTGGGAAAAGCAGCGGAGGAAGCAGCACATAGTACATCCGGCACCCTTCTGCTGCAGCACGGTTTCAATCAGTGCAGGAATCTGAGCCTCTGTTAAGATCATTAGCTAATGTTCTAGACCTGTTTTACTATAGTTCTCGAAATGCCTAGTTCGgggctccccaacttttttttttacccataagaaACGCAAGCATGGGTTGAGCAAAATAAGTGCTGCATCGGACATTTGTTAGCTCCAATGTGGACTAGAAGaatacagaaggctctgtttggcagtatacctggtctTTGTGCAACTAACACTTATCTCGAAACCAGgaatctgctttgaggccactgggagcaacatgttgttaacAGGCCACTcgtggggatcactggcctttaGTATTATGGACATACGGCTGGCATATGATTCAGCTGTAATCTCATGAATTTGAGATTGTTTCTTTATACTGCAATTATTTGTCACATGAATTGCACTGACAGTACTCTCTGTTGTCTAAAGCAAGGCCTAGTCCTGATGCAAGAATTAGCAGACTCAGGGCTCCTTCCTACTTTGCATACGTTGCAGCCCCAATTAAGTTGCAGTCAAATCACTGCAACATTTTAAAGCTAAAATGCTCCAcggacatttattaaaattaaatgggttgttcaccttccaaacacttttttcaattcagttgtttttggattgttactgtttttccaaaatctaagtttaaagtttaatgttcgtgactggtgtttgagtctggcacctcagtaattcaggcgcagattctgaactgttacaattttgcaacatttagttgatacaattctcagcagcatttctggaatattagcaactattgtatcaattctaacagctgtaataaaacccagagattctgctctgcagggacaaagataagaaatgtatctaaatatccatttagaacagtttacagggtcgacgacccccccccagagctgcttcaaaaggtgaaaaatgacactgtaCACTTCAATAGAAAAATTATGACACATAGAAAAAAGGAAAGTAAAGTgaaaagttgttatttcttgtgatctatctgaaagcaactagttgtttgaaggtgaacaatccctttaaaggaaatgcaaacctccaaataaaaatcacatttcattttgttttccgaCTACTCTAAGAAAACATGAAGGAGAACAGTCTTTCCTGTCTTtgctgagcagagcaacatcggaacatttctaatttttttctgaactgtAGTTTTCCCCTACTGTACAGTCGTAATactgaccagtaggtggtgcGTAGGTGGTGCTTtggttacaaaattaattttactgAAAGGTGTGCTATAGAGTTATTCTGCTCTATACAGTGTATCTTTTGAGTTTCCAAAGTGAAACCCTTCCAATGTATGCACTGACTGGCAGATTCGGTGCCTATCTGTCATTTGCATTTGCAGACATGTGGCAGACAGCTTTTGTTGGCTTATCTGCACCAGAGGAGAGGCAAGCAATGTGTTCATTTTAGATTTACTCAACAATAGTGTTGCTATACAaagtaaaacagaaaaataattaacacatacaggtatgggatccttatccgaaaacccgttatccataagaAAACTTATGGAAGAGCCATGTCCCATAGattccgttttatccaaataatccaaatgttcaaaaaatataaattttttctctgtaataataaaaaagttccttgtacttgttccaaactaaaatataattattctttattggaagaaaaaccagcctattgggtttatgtcatgtttatatgattttctagtagacttaaggtataaagatccaaattacggaaagatcagttttttccggaaaaccccaggtcctaaacattctaaacattctggataacaggtcccataactgtataagaAAAAGTACATTCagataaagaatatttttaatttggCATCTGATGGGGCATATTTCAGGTGGCGCTCAAAGTCCATTCActtgaataaaatatatagcatGCACTTCACATTTAAGCTACGGAACAGCGTTTTAACTCTCTTATATGCTTATATGGATTTTCTATGATTTATGTCTGTACAGGGCATTGACAGAAGCCTGCTAATGAATGCAGTGGCCTATCTAACTTACCGCTATTTCTTGGTGCTTaaattttgaattgattttatttacaaaactgcaaaagcattattttcccaaaaaaattatgaGACGGTTTAAATGGATCCCAATCTGTAGGGTAATAGCACACGGCTATTCTGATTGTGCtagtccttttaaaggggaactatcgcgaaaatgaaaatttcatattcacttcatcttactgaaataagaaagttcCTAAATACAATtggttaaaaattctgtaccgtttctgaagtAATcaggtttatattcactattcctctctcagcatctgtttctcctcattctgtctttgtTCAGGTGTTGGGTGtctgaataatccaatatatctttttagGGGGACTtattttgcttagaagatgtattagggcTCAATCACCAAAAATCCTGTCTTTCTAAATCAGAATTTGTcgaaaaggcagttattttgttagattttgtttgtactggaatcagttattggagtgacctctaatacatctgctaggaaaggagccccccctataagatatatttgatc from Xenopus laevis strain J_2021 chromosome 1S, Xenopus_laevis_v10.1, whole genome shotgun sequence harbors:
- the mzt2b.S gene encoding mitotic-spindle organizing protein 2B, yielding MLRGQTAGSQAMASSQAAGPGSSPDALVSVSGTVQKYVAKKKKVLNPEEAELYELTHAAGIVLDQEVFKILVDLLKMNVAPLAVFQMLKSMCAGHKITDTVSAISSSISLAPSHSDVRGRNKLNPTTITTQGPGERSCREGSSQRIPRQPSGSRMQKSSSSGKSSGGSST